One segment of Hippopotamus amphibius kiboko isolate mHipAmp2 chromosome 2, mHipAmp2.hap2, whole genome shotgun sequence DNA contains the following:
- the LOC130844421 gene encoding cGMP-specific 3',5'-cyclic phosphodiesterase-like yields the protein MHGLLRVHTIPVCKEGVRGHTEACSCPSQQSPHAESSVPGTPTRKISTSEFDRPLRPIVVKDSEGTVSFLSDSEKKEQMPLTPPRFDNDEGDQCSRLLELVKDISSHLDVTALCHKMFLHIHGLISADRYSLFLVCEDSSNDKFLISRLFDVAEGSTLEEASNNCIRLEWNKGIVGHVAALGEPLNIKDAYEVLKGLGDAHCVDEDLLYSFS from the exons ATGCATGGTTTGCTGAGAGTTCACACCATCCCTGTGTGCAAGGAAGGCGTCAGAGGCCACACGGAAGCTTGCTCTTGCCCCTCGCAGCAGAGTCCCCATGCAGAGAGCAGCGTCCCTGGAACACCAACCAGGAAAATCTCCACCTCCGAATTTGATCGGCCTCTTAGACCCATTGTCGTCAAGGATTCTGAGGGAACTGTGAGCTTCCTCTCtgactcagaaaagaaggaacagatgccTCTAACCCCCCCAAGGTTTGATAATGATGAAGGGGACCAGTGCTCAAGACTCTTGGAATTAGTGAAAGATATTTCTAGTCACTTGGATGTCACAGCCTTATGTCACAAAATGTTCTTGCACATCCATGGACTCATCTCCGCTGACCGCTATTCCCTGTTCCTTGTCTGTGAGGACAGCTCCAACGACAAGTTTCTTATCAGCCGCCTCTTTGATGTTGCAGAAGGTTCAACACTGGAAGAAGCTTCAAATAACTGTATCCGCTTAGAGTGGAACAAAGGCATCGTGGGACATGTGGCTGCTCTTGGTGAGCCCTTGAACATCAAAGATGCATATgag gtacTCAAGGGATTGGGTGATGCCCACTGCGTTGATgaagatcttctttactcattctcctga